The sequence ACCGGATAACCAAACCACTTTGACACCGAGTGGCTCAAACCATTCTTGCATTTTCAGAAAATGTTGTTCTGCTAAGATTTCGGTCGGGGCCATAATTGCAGCTTGGTAGCCATTGTCTATTGCTCTTGCAGCTGCTAGTGCTGCAATCACAGTCTTACCACTCCCCACATCACCCTGTAGCAATCGATTCATCGGGAAACCTCGAGAGAGGTCATGTCCAATTTCATCCCAAACTCGATCTTGTGCTGAGGTGAGCTTAAAAGGCAAAACCTTCAGTAAGCCTGATTCAATGCTCTTTTTAGAACCCGATTCCGTTGCTTTAACAATTTCTGGGGCTCGCCTTTTTTGCCGTATCGAATGCGCTCGCTTTAATGAGATCTGCTGAGCAAGTAATTCCTCAAATTGCACACGACGCCAAGCCAAGTGGGTTCGGTCTAACAAGGTTTGCGTATCTGCATCAGCTGGTGGTTGATGCAATAAGGTAATCGCAGCTTCTAAGTTAGGCCACTGATGACTGGGCAATAACTCAGCTAATAATTTGCTTGGCAAAAACTCTACAAGTAAATCGTGAATATTGGGATCCTTAAGCGCAGAAGAAATTGCCTTGCGTAGGACTGTCTGCGTCACGCCGGCACTGGCCGGATACACTGGGGTCAAACTCTTGGGTAGCGGGGCATCGGGCGCAAGCGCTCGAACGGTGGGATGTACCATCTCTGGCCCCTGAAATCCCTCACGGATTTCGCCTCGCACTCGAACATGGGCTCCGACCGCCATTTGCTTTTGCTGGCTTGGATAAAAATTGAGGAAGCGAAGTTGTAAAACCTCCCCCGCATCTTCAATCGAGACCACCAACTGCCTTCTTGGTCTAAACAAGACCTGATTACGGATCACAACACCTTGGGTTTGCACTGAACGAAAGCGGCCTAGGTCTAGAGCTTCTGCAATGCTCAAAAGCTCAGTTTCATCCTCATAGCGCATCGGAAGATGTAAAACGAGTGCCATAGGGCTATCTAAACCCATTTTTTGGAGTGCTGGAGGTACAGTCTTAGTCATGATGGTTAGAATCCAAGCTCTGATGGTAATGCTATGCAACTCTCCGACTTCAATTACGAACTCCCTGCCCGCCTAATCGCCCAAAATCCCTTGGCCGAACGGACCGCAAGCCGCCTTCTTGAAGTACAGGCTGGCAGTCTAGTCGACCGGCAATTCAAAGAGATTTTGAGCCTTCTAAAACCTGGCGATTTACTGATCATGAATGACACCAAAGTTATTCCTGCCAGACTGCATGGTAAAAAATCCACTGGCGGAGCCATAGAGCTTCTGATTGAACGTATCACTAGCAATCAGCGGGCATGGGTCCAAATACGAGCCTCCAAAGTGCCTAAGCTTGACTCGATTGTTCAAATCCACAATCGCAATGGGGAGAGCTTCGAAGCTAAGGTCGTCGCTTACGATGGTCGTTTCTTTGAAATCGAGTTCCCCGAAGCCATTCTCGATTTATTAGAGAAATTTGGCGAACTCCCACTACCTCCTTATATTGAGCATCAACCCAACCAAGTCGATGCCAATCGCTATCAGACCGTGCTTGCCAAGAATCCCGGCGCTGTAGCTGCGCCTACTGCAGGACTGCACTTTGATGAGGCCATTCTTACTGAACTCCGAGCCATGGGTATCGAACACACTAGTATTACTTTACATGTGGGTGCCGGCACCTTCTCCCCCGTGCGAGAAGAGGATTTAAGTTTGCACAAAATGCATTCAGAGTGGTACTCGATCCCCGAGACTTCTCTTGCTGCGATTGAAAAAACCCGACATGCCGGTGGACGGATCATTGCTGTTGGTACCACCAGCTTACGTACACTTGAGAGTTTTGCAATCAATCAACAACGCTCTGGTGATACCAATTTATTTATCACTCCAGGCTTCACATTCAAAATAGTGGATTGCCTCATCACCAACTTTCATCTACCTAAATCAACCCTACTCATGCTGGTCAGTGCCTTTGCTGGTATGGAGAACATCCGCCAAGCTTACCAACATGCCATTGCTCAGGAATATCGCTTCTTTAGCTATGGCGACGCGATGTTTCTCACGCGGCTTTAAAATTACGCAGACATGACAAAATCCATTCAATTCAATATATCAGCGCATGACTCTTCCAGCTTAGCCCGAGTAGGTCAACTTGACCTACCCCATGGTAGCGTGCAAACACCCATCTTCATGCCGGTAGGTACTTATGGCACTGTCAAAGCGATGACCCCACGCGATCTTGAAGAAGCGCATGCGCAAATTATTTTAGGCAACACTTTTCACCTGTGGCTCAGACCCGGTTTAGAGGTTGTTAAAAAACATGGTGGCTTGCATCGCTTTATGGCTTGGGATAAGCCGATCTTGACCGATTCGGGAGGTTTTCAGGTTTTCAGTTTAGGTGCGTTGAGAAAAATCTCTGAAGAAGGTGTTACTTTTGCTTCACCTATTAATGGCGATAAATTATTTATGTCTCCGGAAGTTTCAATGGAGATACAAGCAGTTCTCAATAGCGATATTGCGATGCAGTTCGATGAGTGCACGCCCTACGAAAGCCATGGCAAAGCCACTACTGAGAAAACAGCGCAGCAATCACTTGAACTCTCCTTACGTTGGGGTGAGCGCTCCATTCAACGCTTTAGAGAGCTGGAAACGGGTAATGGCTTATTCGGCATTGTTCAAGGCGGCATGTTTGAAAACCTGCGAGAACTTTCCCTAGCAGGGGTGAGTGAGCAAGGTTTTGATGGTATTGCCATTGGCGGCCTATCGGTTGGAGAGCCTAAACCTGAATTTGAGCGCATTCTCAACTTCACTGCGCCTAAGCTACCCGCCCACCTTCCCCACTACCTGATGGGAGTAGGCACACCAGAGGATCTCATATTGGCCGTTAGTTTAGGTATCGACATGTTTGATTGTGTGATGCCAACGCGCAATGCGCGCAACGGCTGGCTATTTACCCGCTTTGGCGATCTGAAGTTACGTAACTCTGGCTATAAGGATGATGATCGTCCTCTAGATCCAAGCTGTGCTTGTTATACCTGCAAGCATTTCACCCGCTCCTATTTGAATCACCTCCAAAAAGCCAATGAAATTCTTGGCTCACAGCTCAATACGATCCACAACCTGTCTTACTACCTGCAGCTCATGACCGAAGTGCGCGAAGCCATTAGCCAAGCTCGTTTCCAGGCCTATCGTGAAGAATTTCACCGTAATCGCCAGCGCGGTGTAGAGCCAGGACAAGACTAGCCCTACTCCGAGCCCCCCTTTCCCCCTCATATCAGGGTTTTATCTGCCCCAGAGCACCCTTACAGTTTAGAATTGCGGGTTTACGGCTTTAGTTAAAAAGCCCAAAAAGCATCAGTTTTTATTTCGTCTTTTACGGAGGTTTTATGTGGATTAGCAATGCTTATGCCCAAGCTGCAGCTGGGGGTTCTGAATCTGGTGGCTTAATGAGCTTCCTTCCCTTGATTTTGATGTTTGTTGTTTTGTACTTCATCATGATCCGCCCTCAAATGAAGCGTCAAAAAGAAACCAAAGCGATGCTTGAAGCTTTGGCTGTTGGCGATGAAGTAGTTACCGTTGGTGGCATCGTAGGTAAAGTAACAGCACTGAAAGATCAATTTATCAGTGTTGAAATTGCCACTGGGACTGAAGTCCAAATGCAAAAAGGTGCAATCACTACCGTCTTGCCAAAAGGCACACTCAAGTCTGCTTAATACTGCCTCACTATGAATCGCTATCCTCTCTGGAAATATATTGTCATCGTCGCTGCATTACTCATCGGCGCGCTATATTCAATACCGAATTTTTTCGGGGAGGCTCCAGCGGTTCAAGTCTCATCAGCTAAACCCACTATCAAGGTAGATTTAGCAACAGAGTCTAGAGTTGAAAATATTCTGAGTAATGCAAGTATTAATAGCACCGGCATCTTCTTCGAGAATGCCAATAACGTTGGGTCAATCAAAATTCGTTTTGCAGATACTGATACCCAATTACGCGCTCGCGACCTACTGCAACAAAAACTCAATAGCGATCAAAATGATCCTAGTTTCACTGTTGCTTTAAATCTTTTATCTAATACTCCAGATTGGTTAAATGCCATCAATGCCCTACCAATGCCACTGGGTCTAGATTTACGGGGTGGCGTCTACTTTCTATTGCAAGTGGATATGAAGGGTGCAGTACAAAAGAAAATTACTTCATTAGCAGGTGATATTCGGGGTCAATTGCGCGATAAGAATATTCGCCATCAAGGTATTGATCGTGGGCCTGAATCAGTCACGATTAACTTTAGCAACCGAGATGATGCAGACGCAGCTCGCTCTCTTTTATTAAGCACTGAGCCTGAGCTAGATTGGCAAATTAAAGCTGTTGGCGGTGGCGCTCAATTACTTGGTGAGTTCAAGCCCAGTGCATTAAAAGCCGTCCAAGATAATGCGGTAAAACAGAACATCATTACCCTCAATAAGCGAGTAAACGAATTAGCCGTAAAAGAGCCCCTCATTCAACAACAGGGTGCCGAGCGCATTGTGGTTCAACTCCCTGGTGTGCAAGATACTGCGAGAGCCAAGGACATCATAGGTCGTACCGCAACCTTAGAATCTCGCTTGGCCGATCCTATTACACCTTCCATTAGTCTAGGTGAAGCAGCTCCCCCAGGTATGGATGTCTTCCGCTTTGGCGAAAATCGTTATGGTGTATTTAAGAAGTCTGTCATCTTTAGTGGCGAAAGTATTACCGATGCGAGTGCAGGCTTTGATCAAAATCAACGTCCAGCTGTCAATATCTCACTGGATGCTACTGGCGGTCGAGTCATGCAAGAAGTGACCCGAGAAAATATTGGCAAGCCAATGGGCATGATTTTGTTTGAAAAAGGTAAAGGTGAGGTACTTACCATCGCCACAATTCAAGGGGAGTTTGGCTCCAAGTTTCAGATTACGGGGCAACCCACTACTGCTAGTGCAAATGATTTAGCGCTCTTGCTTCGTGCTGGTTCCTTAGCCGCTCCAATGGAAATCATTGAAGAGCGCACGATTGGACCTAGCCTTGGTGCTGAAAATATTGAGAAGGGTTTTAAATCCCTACTCATTGGATTTACTGCCATTGCTATTTTTATGATGGCTTACTACTTACTGTTCGGCACTTTCTCAGTACTGGCATTGGGGGTTAACCTACTGCTCCTCATTTCTGTACTGTCGATGCTGCAAGCAACCCTCACCCTACCTGGCATTGCCGCTATGGCACTGGCTTTGGGTATGGCGATTGACTCAAACGTATTGATCAATGAACGTATCCGTGAAGAGTTACGCAATGGCACCGCACCTCAAACTGCGATCGCCTTAGGATTTGATAAGGCCTGGGCAACGATTTTGGACTCTAACGTCACTACTTTAATTGCTGGTCTCGCCCTACTGGCTTTTGGCTCAGGCCCCATCAAAGGTTTTGCGATTGTGCATTGCTTGGGTATTTTGACCTCGATGTTCTCTGCGGTTTTCTTCTCACGTGGGATTGTTAACCTTTGGTACGGTAGAAATAAAAAGGTTCAGAAACTCGCCATCGGCCAAGTTTGGCATCCAAAGGAGAAATAAGCCATGGAATTTTTCCGGATCAAAAAAGATATTCCTTTCATGCGCCATGCTTTGGTGCTGAATATTATTTCTTTAATCACTTTTTTAGCAGCAGTTTTTTTCTTGTGGCATAACGGCCTACACCTCTCTATCGAATTTACTGGCGGCACGGTAATGGAGGTGAGTTATCCACAAACGGCTCCATTAGATTCAATTAGAGATAGTGTTCAAAAGCTGGGTTACAACGACACCCAAATCCAAAACTTTGGCAGCTCGCGTGATGTCATGATTCGTCTGCCGATTCAAAAGGATGCTGAGGGCAAAGTAATTGCTTCCGCTGATCAAAGTACCGCCGTTATGAAAGCCCTGGATCCAGCGAGTTCTGGAGCCAAATTGCAACGGGTGGAGTTTGTTGGACCTCAAGTAGGTCAAGAACTCGCTCTTGATGGTCTGAAAGCATTGATCTTTGTGATCATTGGTATCGTGCTTTACCTATCATTTCGCTTTGAGTGGAAGTTTGCCCTTGCCGGCATCATTGCGAACTTGCACGACGTGGTTATTATTTTGGGCTTCTTTGCCTGCTTCCATTGGGAGTTCTCGCTATCAGTATTAGCTGCAGTCTTGGCTGTTCTCGGTTATTCCGTGAACGAGTCTGTGGTGATCTTTGACCGAATTCGGGAAAACTTCCGCAAGTATCGCAAGATGAATACCCGCGAAATTATTGACAATGCGATTACTAGCACCATTAGCCGCACCATGATTACTCACGGTAGCACGGAGATGATGGTCTTAGCTATGCTGATCTTTGGTGGACCAACACTGTTTTACTTTGCGCTGGCCTTAACTATTGGTATTTTGTTTGGTATTTATTCTTCGGTCTTCGTGGCCGCTGCTCTAGCAATGTGGCTTGGGGTCAAGCGTGAAGACTTAATCAAAGGGGATCGCAAGCCTGATGATGCAGCTCGTAACGATGATCCTAACTTTGGTGCGAGAGTTTAATTAAAAATATGATTCTGGCGATCTAAGATCGTCAGAATTTTTTGCGTAGCACCTTGGTGGTCTACTGCATATTGCTTAGCTGCCCTAGCCATCTGCTCAAGTTGCTCCGCGTTCTGAAGACAGGATTTGAGAGCCTCAACGAGCGCAAGCGACTCATTCAAGAGTGTCTCACCCTCAATTTGCTTTGCAGCTCCACAGTCAATCGCATCAATCGCTGCCTGCTGAAAGTTATAAGTGTGTTTGCCTAACAAAACTGGACAGCCTGCTGCACAGGCTTCTATCAAATTCTGGCCCCCAAAAGGCAACAGCGTTCCGCCCATTACAGTCAAACTTGCTGCACTGTAATACAGTGCCATCTCCCCCATCGAGTCGCCCAATAAGACCTTAACGCCATTGCAAGCATCTGGAGTATCAAGCCACTCACTCCGCTTGCGGAATGTGAGTCCCATATTGGTGATCAAATTAGCTACGTCTGCAAAACGTTCAGGATGCCTTGGAATTAAACATAGCAGCGGAGAAACGGTAAATGTATTACTCAGCAATAGCGCTTGCCAAGCTTTCAGGATGATGGCTTCCTCGCCATCACGCGTACTAGCAGCACAAACCATCAGTCGATTGGAGCTTTCGAGCTTGGTTCGCCACTGACAGCCTTTTTCTAATTGCGCGGGATCTAATGGCACATCAAACTTGAGATTACCAACCACCTCAATATTGCGTACACCCAACTGCTGGTAGCGTTCAGCATCAAATGCAGTCTGCGCCAAAACTCCAGCAAAGGCCTGAAATAGTGCCTGCCCTGCTTTACCAAAACTCTGAACTCGTTTTGCGCTTCGCTGCGATAAGCGGGCATTCACCAGGAATAAAGGTAGGCCGATTTCAGCACAACGAAATACAACTGTTGGCCAGGCTTCGGTTTCCATAAACAAACCTAACTTAGGTTTGAAGGTTTTTAGAAAGTGCTCTACCGGTCCACAAAGGTCATAAGGAAGATACACTTGACGAATCTGACCAGCGGCAATTGCGGATGAAAATAATTTTTTACCAGTACGACGACCATTTAAAGTCATATGAGTCAGTAGGATTTTTTCACCTCGAGCTAGGTAAGCCTCTATTAGTGGCTGTGCAGCACGAGTCTCACCAACAGAGACTGCATGAATCCAAATCGCATTTTGGATAATCGGTTTTGTGTAACCAAACCCTAAACGTTCAGATAAATGTCCTAGATATTGAATCGAATGGCGAGCACGCCACGCCAGACGGATAAAGGCCAAAGGTAGCAGTAAATGCCATAGAAGCTGATAAACCGCAAACCATACGATTGGCCTGCCCGACTTCTGAACACTCACTTTTTAAGACGTTCAGTCAATTCGACTGCCTTACCCAAATAGGATGCCGGAGTCATTTCTAATAAGCGTGCTTTTGCATCTTCAGGAATCTTCAATCCTTTGATGAAAGCCTGCAGATCAGCTTGATTGATCCCTTTGCCACGAGTCAGTTCTTTTAACTGCTCATAAGGGTTTTCAATACCGTAACGGCGCATCACTGTTTGGACTGGTTCAGCAAGTACTTCCCAGCAAGCATCCAAATCAGCCGCGATGGCGGCATGATTGACTTCAAGCTTACTCAGACCTCGCAAAGCACTGTCGTATGCCAAAAGACTATGGCCAAAAGCCGGCCCTAGATTACGTAAAACAGTAGAGTCTGTCAGATCACGCTGCCAACGAGAGATGGGTAACTTTTCTGCAAGATGGCGCAATAGTGCATTAGCAACCCCTAAATTACCTTCTGAGTTTTCAAAGTCAATTGGGTTGACTTTATGCGGCATGGTTGACGAACCAATCTCGCCTGCTTTAGTACGTTGTTTGAAATATCCAACAGAAATATATGCCCAGAAATCGCGATCCATATCCAGTAAAATCGTATTCGCGCGCGCAATAGCATCAAAGAGCTCAGCCATACCATCGTGTGGCTCAATTTGAATTGTGTAGGGGTTGAAGGTCAAACCCAAACGCTTTTCAACCACATTGCGCGAGAAGTCTTCCCAATCGAAATCAGGGTAAGCAGAAAGATGTGCGTTGTAATTACCCACTGCACCGTTCATCTTGCCCATCAAAGGGACTTCAGCAATATTAGCAATCGCACGCTCTAAACGCTTTGCAATATTCGCAAGCTCTTTACCCAAAGTGCTTGGCGAAGCTGGCTGGCCATGAGTGCGGGAGAGTAAAGGCACTTTGGCATGCTCGATTGCCAAATCAGTTAACACGGAAAGTATTTTTTTGAGTTGTGGCAACAGCACTTCATCACGTGCACCGCGCAACATCAAACCATGTGATGTGTTGTTGATATCTTCAGAAGTACAAGCAAAGTGAATAAATTCACTGGCTTTCAATAAATCAGGATGGCCTGCAACTTTCTCTTTCAGGAAGTACTCAACCGCTTTGACATCATGATTGGTAACGGCTTCGATCTCTTTAATCCGCTGCGCATCTGCGTCAGAGAAATTCTTTGGAAGGGAGAGCAAGAATTCAGAATCGGCTGCACTGATTTTAGGAACGTCTGGCAAGCCAGCGGATGCAAGCGCTAATAGCCAATGAATTTCAACAAAGACACGCTGACGCATAAAGGCTGACTCAGAAAGCCAGGGGCGTAAAGCATCGAGTTTTCCGGCGTAACGCCCATCTAAAGGGGAAAGCGCATTGAGAGTTGAAAGCGGCTGGCTCACGAATATTGCCTTTTTAAGAAATAGGTCAACAAAGTCTAATTTTAATGCGTTCTTGACTCTGCCCCAGCCACTACTATCTAGCTATACTTGGAACCTATGAAAATTATCGGATCACTCACCAGCCCCTATGTACGCAAGGTACGCATCGTTTTTTTAGAGAAAAAGCTCGAAGCAGCCCTAGAACTTGAAAATGTCTGGGATGCCAAGACCAAAATAGGCTCGTTGAACCCTCTGGGCAAGGTTCCTTGCCTGATTTTGGATGATGGCGAGGCCATTTATGACTCCCGAGTCATTGTTGAATACGTCGATACCTTAAGCCCCGTAGGCAAGCTCATCCCCACAGAAAGCCGAGAGCGGGCTACCGTCAAAACCTGGGAAGCCCTAGCAGACGGCATCATGGATGCTGGCATTCTGGCTCGCTTAGAGGCGACCTGGCGGCCTGCAGAACAGCAAAGTCAGGCCTGGATTGAACGTCAAATGGGCAAGGTAGATGCCGCCCTCTCCCAGATGTCACAAGAGTTAGGTGAAAACGCCTGGTGCCATGGCAATCAAATGACTTTGGCGGATATCGCGGTAGGCTGCGCACTAGCTTGGCTCTTACTCCGCTTTCCCAAGCTGGAGTGGCAAACAAAATATGCCAATCTCGATGGCTTGTATCAAAAACTGATGCTGCGTTCATCCTTCATTGAAACAACACCACCAGCGGCTTAGTTCTCTGAGTAATCTTGGATACTAGGTGGTAATAATTCCGCCGCCTAGACAAATCTCACCGTCATACAACACAGCTGATTGTCCCGGCGTAACTGCCCATTGCGGCTCAGGAAATTGCAACTGAAAACTCTGATCGCCATTTTGACCAGTCTGTATTTCACAAGCTGAGTCAGTTTGACGATAGCGCGTCTTAGCGGAAAAATTTCCTGCCAAGGGCGCAGAGCCTGCAATCCAACTTGCATCCATTGCCGATAGTGCATTTGTTAATAACCAGGGATGTTCATGGCCTTGAGCAACATACAAAGTATTGTTTATAACGTCTTTACGTGCCACATACCAAGCGTCACCAGTACCGTCCTGACTGCCTCCCAGCCCAATTCCCTTGCGCTGGCCGAGGGTAAAGAAAGCTAAACCCATGTGCTCTCCAACCGTTTTTCCTTCAACTGTTTTGATAGGGCCCGGTGTGCGAGGCAGGTAACGATTCAGAAATTCGCGGAAGGGTCGCTCACCAATAAAGCAGATACCTGTCGAATCTTTCTTACGCGCGTTATGCAAACCAATCTCTTGTGCAATTTTGCGCACTTCTGTTTTCTCAATTTCCCCGAGAGGAAAAAGTACTTTCTCTAATTGTGATTGCGTGAGTCGATGCAAGAAATAACTTTGATCTTTACTTACATCAATTGCTTTGAGCAACTGCACCCCACCTTCTTCTCGGCGAACGCGCGCGTAATGCCCAGTTGCAATGGCATCCGCACCTAAACTCATTGCATGATCAAGGAAAGCCTTAAATTTGATCTCCGCATTGCAGAGCACGTCTGGATTTGGCGTTCTACCAGCGGCGTATTCTCGTAAAAAATCAGCAAAAACCCGCTCACGGTACTCAGCAGCAAAATTGACCGCCTCGACATCAATCCCGATGAGGTCTGCAACCGAGACTACGTCCAACCAATCCTGGCGGGCCGAGCAATACTCATCGCTGTCATCGTCCTCCCAGTTCTTCATAAATAGGCCAATAACCTCATAGCCCTGCTGCTTGAGCATCCAGGCAGCCACTGAGGAATCAACGCCTCCAGACATCCCAATCACGACTTTTGAGGGCTTAAATGGAGTTTTAGAGGTTTTGATAGGAGAGATCACAGAAGAATGGGGTTAACTCATGAAAAATGCGAAAATTCAATAAATGCTTTCTGCTTGTATTGTAAAAGTCTTAGGCTGCTTTCACCGAAAATGGCTCAAAACTGCGCATTCTGAGCAAGAAATCGTAAATAGGTGCAATTTGGCCTATTTAATTAAAATAGAAGTTTTGAAAATACGCTTTTTGGAGACAAGTAATGCGCATAGGGGTCCCGCTGGAAACGAAGGCTGGTGAAACAAGAGTTGCCGCCACACCAGAAACAGTTAAAAAACTCATTGGACAAGGTCATCAAGTCCTCATTCAAAAAGATGCTGGCCTGCAAGCAAGTCAACCCGATTCTGCTTATGTAGCCGTTGGAGCAACCATTGGAAGCGCAGCGGATGCCTTTGCTTCTGAGCTTGTCTTAAAGGTCCGCGCTCCGCAAGCCAGCGAACTGTCACAGATCAAATCTGGCAGCGTCTTGATTGGTATGCTGGAGCCGTTTGATAACAACAATATTGCTGCGATGGCAGCTCAAGGTATTACTGCCTTCTCACTCGAAGCCGCCCCAAGAACTACGCGTGCACAAAGCATGGACGTACTGTCTTCGCAAGCAAACATTGCTGGATATAAAGCAGTGATGATTGCCGCTAATGAATATCAACGCTTTATGCCAATGTTGATGACGGCTGCAGGTACGGTAAAGGCTGCGCGAGTACTCATTTTGGGTGCTGGTGTTGCTGGCTTGCAAGCAATTGCTACTGCCAAGCGTCTCGGCGCTGTTATTGAAGCTTCGGATGTGCGCCCAGCTGCTAAAGAGCAAATTGAATCCCTTGGCGCCAAGTTTGTTGATGTTCCTTTTGAAACTGATGAAGAGCGGGAAATTGCTAAGGGCGTAGGTGGCTACGCTCGCCCAATGCCTGAAAGCTGGATGAAGCGCCAAGCTGCCTTAGTAGCAGAGCGCGCACAACAAGCCGATATCGTCATCACAACTGCTCTGATTCCTGGTCGTAAACCTCCAGTCCTGCTTAATAGCGATACTGTCGCCAATATGAAAGCCGGCTCAGTAGTAATCGATCTTGCAGCTGGCAAGGGTGATAACGGATCTGGTAACTGTCCGCTCACTCAGGCAGACAAAATTATTGATGTGAATG comes from Polynucleobacter paneuropaeus and encodes:
- the recG gene encoding ATP-dependent DNA helicase RecG, which encodes MTKTVPPALQKMGLDSPMALVLHLPMRYEDETELLSIAEALDLGRFRSVQTQGVVIRNQVLFRPRRQLVVSIEDAGEVLQLRFLNFYPSQQKQMAVGAHVRVRGEIREGFQGPEMVHPTVRALAPDAPLPKSLTPVYPASAGVTQTVLRKAISSALKDPNIHDLLVEFLPSKLLAELLPSHQWPNLEAAITLLHQPPADADTQTLLDRTHLAWRRVQFEELLAQQISLKRAHSIRQKRRAPEIVKATESGSKKSIESGLLKVLPFKLTSAQDRVWDEIGHDLSRGFPMNRLLQGDVGSGKTVIAALAAARAIDNGYQAAIMAPTEILAEQHFLKMQEWFEPLGVKVVWLSGSLKAKEKRLAQDLVESSEAQLIVGTHALIQESVHFAKLGLAVIDEQHRFGVRQRMEIQQRIGSELLYCHQMMMSATPIPRTLAMTYYADLDVSVIDELLPGRKPITTKVLKASRRNEVIDGVKEWLAKGLQAYWVCPLIEESEALQLQTAIESAEQLTLALPNFKVGLVHGRMKSDEKAAVMAAFKANEIQLLVATTVIEVGVDVPNAALMVIEHAERFGYAQIHQLRGRVGRGSADSVCILMYAEPLSQAAKERLQTLREVSDGFVIAERDLSLRGPGELLGARQSGDAMLRFVDLQRDAWLIELAQQAAERLLAEYPDLVEIQLARWLGSRAEFLKA
- the tgt gene encoding tRNA guanosine(34) transglycosylase Tgt; this translates as MTKSIQFNISAHDSSSLARVGQLDLPHGSVQTPIFMPVGTYGTVKAMTPRDLEEAHAQIILGNTFHLWLRPGLEVVKKHGGLHRFMAWDKPILTDSGGFQVFSLGALRKISEEGVTFASPINGDKLFMSPEVSMEIQAVLNSDIAMQFDECTPYESHGKATTEKTAQQSLELSLRWGERSIQRFRELETGNGLFGIVQGGMFENLRELSLAGVSEQGFDGIAIGGLSVGEPKPEFERILNFTAPKLPAHLPHYLMGVGTPEDLILAVSLGIDMFDCVMPTRNARNGWLFTRFGDLKLRNSGYKDDDRPLDPSCACYTCKHFTRSYLNHLQKANEILGSQLNTIHNLSYYLQLMTEVREAISQARFQAYREEFHRNRQRGVEPGQD
- the secF gene encoding protein translocase subunit SecF; the protein is MEFFRIKKDIPFMRHALVLNIISLITFLAAVFFLWHNGLHLSIEFTGGTVMEVSYPQTAPLDSIRDSVQKLGYNDTQIQNFGSSRDVMIRLPIQKDAEGKVIASADQSTAVMKALDPASSGAKLQRVEFVGPQVGQELALDGLKALIFVIIGIVLYLSFRFEWKFALAGIIANLHDVVIILGFFACFHWEFSLSVLAAVLAVLGYSVNESVVIFDRIRENFRKYRKMNTREIIDNAITSTISRTMITHGSTEMMVLAMLIFGGPTLFYFALALTIGILFGIYSSVFVAAALAMWLGVKREDLIKGDRKPDDAARNDDPNFGARV
- the secD gene encoding protein translocase subunit SecD gives rise to the protein MNRYPLWKYIVIVAALLIGALYSIPNFFGEAPAVQVSSAKPTIKVDLATESRVENILSNASINSTGIFFENANNVGSIKIRFADTDTQLRARDLLQQKLNSDQNDPSFTVALNLLSNTPDWLNAINALPMPLGLDLRGGVYFLLQVDMKGAVQKKITSLAGDIRGQLRDKNIRHQGIDRGPESVTINFSNRDDADAARSLLLSTEPELDWQIKAVGGGAQLLGEFKPSALKAVQDNAVKQNIITLNKRVNELAVKEPLIQQQGAERIVVQLPGVQDTARAKDIIGRTATLESRLADPITPSISLGEAAPPGMDVFRFGENRYGVFKKSVIFSGESITDASAGFDQNQRPAVNISLDATGGRVMQEVTRENIGKPMGMILFEKGKGEVLTIATIQGEFGSKFQITGQPTTASANDLALLLRAGSLAAPMEIIEERTIGPSLGAENIEKGFKSLLIGFTAIAIFMMAYYLLFGTFSVLALGVNLLLLISVLSMLQATLTLPGIAAMALALGMAIDSNVLINERIREELRNGTAPQTAIALGFDKAWATILDSNVTTLIAGLALLAFGSGPIKGFAIVHCLGILTSMFSAVFFSRGIVNLWYGRNKKVQKLAIGQVWHPKEK
- the queA gene encoding tRNA preQ1(34) S-adenosylmethionine ribosyltransferase-isomerase QueA — protein: MQLSDFNYELPARLIAQNPLAERTASRLLEVQAGSLVDRQFKEILSLLKPGDLLIMNDTKVIPARLHGKKSTGGAIELLIERITSNQRAWVQIRASKVPKLDSIVQIHNRNGESFEAKVVAYDGRFFEIEFPEAILDLLEKFGELPLPPYIEHQPNQVDANRYQTVLAKNPGAVAAPTAGLHFDEAILTELRAMGIEHTSITLHVGAGTFSPVREEDLSLHKMHSEWYSIPETSLAAIEKTRHAGGRIIAVGTTSLRTLESFAINQQRSGDTNLFITPGFTFKIVDCLITNFHLPKSTLLMLVSAFAGMENIRQAYQHAIAQEYRFFSYGDAMFLTRL
- a CDS encoding 3-deoxy-D-manno-octulosonic acid transferase, coding for MSVQKSGRPIVWFAVYQLLWHLLLPLAFIRLAWRARHSIQYLGHLSERLGFGYTKPIIQNAIWIHAVSVGETRAAQPLIEAYLARGEKILLTHMTLNGRRTGKKLFSSAIAAGQIRQVYLPYDLCGPVEHFLKTFKPKLGLFMETEAWPTVVFRCAEIGLPLFLVNARLSQRSAKRVQSFGKAGQALFQAFAGVLAQTAFDAERYQQLGVRNIEVVGNLKFDVPLDPAQLEKGCQWRTKLESSNRLMVCAASTRDGEEAIILKAWQALLLSNTFTVSPLLCLIPRHPERFADVANLITNMGLTFRKRSEWLDTPDACNGVKVLLGDSMGEMALYYSAASLTVMGGTLLPFGGQNLIEACAAGCPVLLGKHTYNFQQAAIDAIDCGAAKQIEGETLLNESLALVEALKSCLQNAEQLEQMARAAKQYAVDHQGATQKILTILDRQNHIFN
- the yajC gene encoding preprotein translocase subunit YajC — translated: MWISNAYAQAAAGGSESGGLMSFLPLILMFVVLYFIMIRPQMKRQKETKAMLEALAVGDEVVTVGGIVGKVTALKDQFISVEIATGTEVQMQKGAITTVLPKGTLKSA